The Lycium ferocissimum isolate CSIRO_LF1 chromosome 8, AGI_CSIRO_Lferr_CH_V1, whole genome shotgun sequence DNA segment TTGGAATCCGAAACTTATCTTTCAAATTAATGGTCAAATTTGAGAATTCTGCAATTGCAATTTACCAAAAATTTTAGATATAATTGTGTCAAATTTGGAGTTTGCACTTTTGATTCACATTATTAAAATCATTTctaattttcttaaacttttgaTAAACAgattttgttggttttattGCAAACCTAGGACAAAGTCCAAGAGTGAATTTAAAAACAGGTTAAACCTAGTTTATAATAGGACTTTTCtatttccattttcatcactaTTGAATAAATGCAATGGCTGCAAGAATCCATGAAACTGATTTTCATCTTGTAGATTTTTGTTCACGTCTCACTTTTTGTACTTGCTTTTATGTTTAACCTCCTTCCATTTAATTTACCTTATTGGTGTAAGTATCATTATTCTTACCATCAATTGATGCAACTTCATCAATATCATCCTTTATGCTTCATAGGTGTACATGTTTTCAGAATGGTATAAGCCAGGTTGTACTCTAGAATATCCACTTCATGGAAGTGGAGCAATTGTTGATGCTCTTGTTCGAGGATTACAAAAGTTTGGTGGGCGGATTTCTCTCAAGAGTCACGTAGAAAACATTGTTGTTGAAAATGGGCCGAGCTGTTGGAGTCAAACTAAGAGGTGGCCAAgtaagtttaaaaataaaaaaaagacgCATAGTGAAATAATACATGACATTTTTTTATTAAGGTTGTGCTTTTTCCTCATCAAAAACATAAAACCAAAATACTTGATGTTGCAGTTTGTCCGTGCCAAGAAGGCTGTAGTCAGCAATGCATCTATGTGGGATACCTTGAGTTTATTGCCTCCACAAGTTATCCCGAAATCATACCAGGACAGGATCGAAACGACCCAACAGTGTGAATCATTTATGCATCTGCATTTGGGTTTTGATGCAGAGGTAACATACAGCATAAGAATGTGTTGTTGAGaattctctttgtttttctagGGGACCTGATAAGTAGGCTTAATGGTTGAAGGGGCATACATGGTATACTGTTCTGATTATTTCAACTTTTTATCTGTACCTTCTTATGAATGGGCCAAGAAGGTTAGTGTCTTGTCATGGAACTTCTGTTCAGGTGTTTTTCTGAAATGTAAATACCgccattctcaaaaaaaaaaaaaaaaaaaaatgtaaataccTTATGTTATACTAATTTATGTAAGTATGAGAAATTTATAATTCACCTAACGACCctccaattttttatttttttttggcttaaagaTCTGGTATCCGGAATCTACTGGCCCCGCCTAATCTAGATTCACGCTGCATTCCATTCCTAGGTTTTGAACCCGATACTCTAGTTATGGAAAGGATCTCATCCATCCCTtgtcaatttatgtgacaccttTCAGATTTCGTGAGTCAAACTAGTTTATCTTTGACCACAATTTTTCCAATACGCCTTTTAAATATCTTCAATTGTCAATTATTCATATGCACCTATCAAGGAAAACCTTTGACAGTACATACAATTCCGTCAGCAAATCAATTAGTAGACTGTCACAATGGAATATGGCTTTCATAAAGTAAACTACCCGATCACGAAATAAAGATTAGAAACATCATTTTCAGGATCATGTTAATCATCTCTTCCTCTTGTGGGGGGGTTGTAGAGATATTtctgtttgttttgtttttcattGGCATTGCTTTCTTTAATTGTCATTGTACTGGATGTTTAGGGTATACCTGATGACCTGGGAATCCATCATATAGTTGTTAATGACTGGGACCGAGGGGTTGATGCTGATCAGAACGTCGTGCTAATATCTGTGCCTAGTGTGCTTAGTCCGGATCTTGCTCCACCTGGAAAGCATGTTTTGCATGCTTATACCCCTGGAACTGAGCCGTTTGAAATTTGGGAAGGTCTTGATTGCCGAAGCAATGAGTACAAAAACCTCAAGGCTGAAAGATCCGaggttctctttgttttcttatttcttaATGATAAACAGTCATCCAACTTCCGTTATTTAGAAAATCTGAGACTATAGTCTAGCTGATGAACTTGCTTTATCATGTCATGTTAGTATGGTGTTAGCTGACAAATTGTTAGATGTTGTGATTCATCTTGAAATCAGAAGTTAAGCCACAGTGCTCAGCTATTGTGCCTAGCTGATTTATGCTCCAGATCAGATCTTGCTATCCAGGATTTGAAAGCATGATTCAATGCTTCAAGATTCTAAGAACGAACCTGTTGAAATTTGGGAAATCCCTTATTGTTGCAATGTTAGTGAACTTTTACACATAAACTTATGCTCCTTGTTGAAAGTACTGGGTTTAGATGAACCCGGTGCCTGAATACTTATTTATGCTCTAGATATCTCTTATAACTTGTTTGTTTGTCCTCTTTTTTCCTGTTCCTTTCCTTCTCTATATGTATCTTTGTAATTTGTGACCTTCAGTCAAGAATTTGTTGAACTTTTCACTTTAGTTAGCTGTAAATCTGTATTCATATTGAGGTCACTTCTCACCTGATTTTCTGTTTACATGACAGGTAATGTGGAAGGCTGTGGAGAAAGCACTTGGACCAGGGTTTAATCGCGAGAAGTGTGAGGTGAAATTAGTTGGAACTCCATTAACACATCAAAGATTTCTTAGAAGAAACAGAGGGACCTATGGGCCGGCTATATTAGCAGGTAAATAGAGGTGGATCTGGGCGGGGGGTTCAACTGAAGTCATTACTTTTGACTCGAACTATGTAAAGTAGAACCTCTTAATAATGGCATCGTTTGTCCAGGTCTTTTTTGGCTGCTATAGCTAAATAACGTTATAGagtacatataatataacataatatgAAAATCGGTTCCAAAGAAAATTTGATTGTTATAGCgaaatgttattatagaggATCACTGGTATAGAGAGATCCGACTGTACACATAATACATATCAAAAGCattaaaatgtataaatttataataaGATCAAACTCATTCTAAACCTCAATAGTGATCTATGTTAAATTTTCGTCTGCAGGTAAAGGCACATTTCCTGGACATTCAACACCAATTCCACAACTCTTGTGCTGTGGAGACTCTACTTTTCCTGGCATTGGAGTGCCTGCAGTTGCTGCTAGTGGTGCCATTGTTGCGAATTCACTGGTTTCTGTGACACAACATTCGCAACTTCTTGATGCTGTAGGGATATGAGGAGACTCCGAGACGATAAGTCGTTTGAAGTTCTGGAGTTTTGACTCATTCTGTATAAAGCTTAACTTTGGTTATACTTTGTACAATTCTTCCTTTTGTTAATTTTAATGAAATGTAGCATGGCGAATCTTCTGTTCGAAACTTCTTTGGAATGAAAGTTATATTCTCCGCACATGTTTGCTTACTAGTTTTTCCTGTTCTTATTGATTAACAAGTTATACTCTCCTTCATCTTTGAAAACTTCAAACTTGTTATAGTGCTGGACTTGGGAATCTTTCTGAATCGGTGGTACTTTTTCCAGTGAAAAACAGTTGCTAATTCATTTAAGGTACTTCACTGTTCATACTCATGCAAATGATGCGTTCACAGTTACTATACAGCCTCCAGATTGGGCTAGATGATCATCCACTTGACTCTTATCTGGTATGTTCTTGCCATGTTCATCTGAGTATATTTCAACTCAATTCGCTTTCGTTTACACCAGAGCATGCTTATTTGTTACTACTATTGTACTTATTTCAGTTACCCGCTCTTATTGAAAAGAGATGAATGGCTTATATGCTATATTCTTGATGGTAAGTGCTAACCACTAAGACTAGTAAAAGTTTTGATGAGTTGCAGATTTGAAATGACTGTTATTAGTATATACATTAGAAtttaagtactttttttttaatgagtgGTACTTGTCTTGAAGATATTTGATTATTTAGAAAATCACTACAGTAAATTTTCCTCTGGGGAGTATTGGCTTGTTAATAAATCATTGCTTTGTTACTTTTACCAATCTTTTATCTTTTTGATTTAACCACTTTTacaaaattaattgaattagCATGTCCTAGCAATTAAGTTGAAATGACActcaagggtgtggcctagtggttcATGAAGCGGAGTTGAGAATCATGATTTTCATGTTCAAATCtcaacactaggtgatttcttgcATTTGTCCAAGCTTTGATGGACTGAGTTGCCCGATATGCTAGTTGGAGGGAGCAGGTATCCCATAAAATTAACCTAGATGCGTGCAAGTTGGTTCGGACAACAcgattataaaaagaaaatgaagggaGATATGATTTTGATGGTGCAGAGCAAGAGTCTTGAATTATTCGTCATACATGTAAAAGACATTGAGCTTTTTTATAATCTTATCAGTTACAACATTTGGAATTGTTAAGTTATGTTCCTTGGTATTGGTAACCTATAACTAAGTTGCTCGGACTTGGGTGCGGGTGTCCGATACGGTGTGGATCTAGAGGTCGgatccttcatgatctaaattttaCAGATTCGGGGATACGGATCCAGGTATGGCTATGAGTGCGGGGATTCGgctaaaattaattcaaatatctaaaaatagagttataaaaCATTAATTATGAGGTATTATGTGGAAAACCTGAGGAGgaaatattgatcaagaggaAAATCCCAGAAGGAGATAAAAGGGAAAGGAGTGGCCTAGGAATTTCTATGTACAAGGTATtccatttcttcaatttcaccttatcttttgttttgattacaAAAATCATTGAATTTTTCCGGAATTTCTCCGTcaattttggtcaaagtatccaaAATCTTTTGACTAGATCGAGTACGGATCCGGCACCCTCACCCCCGTCGTTCCAACACGGGTGCGGCACcaaaagtgaagagtccgagtaacttagccTATAACTCCTTCCTCTTTCATATGAATTTGGATTTTGCAAATTTTAGGCAATGGCAGAAgcattcaaataaaaaaaaaaaaaaagtactacaCAAAGAAGTAAAGAGAATTCAGCAtctaatatattatatatagataaataGCTCCAGCCATGATCTCAGGTATAATGTTGATCCAGAAGAATCAATTCCCAATGCCTCATAGGCTCAAAGTACAAACTTTTAACATCAAATCTGTCCAGGTAGCAGAGGCTATCCTCGTAACTACATATACCAGTAATCTTAACATTTTCTCCAAGCCCCAACACTTCAATTTATCTCCaactatttttcttcaaatcatAAAAGAATATCCGATTTGGCTTGATTCTTGAGTTAATTAATATGATCTCACCATTAAGAGTATCACTACATAAACTAATCTCTTCTAATACTCCTTGATTTTGCCAGCAGGTCGGAAGTACACTAGTGTTAATAAGCTTCACCCATTCTTCTCTCTCAGGACTTTGTAAAATCCAAATTTGCATTCCACTACTCCATGTTAAATCAACGGCTCCTAATTTTCCCTCAACTTCTACCAGCTGGTTAAAATAGCAACGAGATGACGTAATGTTCCACAACGGGATACTTCTGAATTCTTCAGTTCTAACGTTAAACTTCGCTATCATATGTCTTCGCTATCATATGTCTCCCACTTGCGTAGGAAACACCGTATAAATAGACAGCTCCATCGATGTGAACTCCTTCAAGTCTTAATGGATAAAAATTGAGTATGCTTTTGATCTCTCTCCACGATTTGTCTGTGCCTAGAGTGAAAACCCAGTGTCTTATTGACACGCATCCACCATCAAGTGTCATCAAGATTTTGTGCCTCTTTTTAACTGAGTCGAAACCCAACGTATAGGAACAACGATAAGTCTTTAAATCTCCAGCAACACGATCTGGTAAACAAGGAAGAAATCTCACTTCTCTTGTGCTAGGATTGAAAATAGTAGCCGGATGAAGAGAATTCTCACTCCATAAACATAATAAACCTTTAGCGTACGAAAGTTTAGGATTTCTGAAAACGTTGAATCCCTCGACACCAAGGACGGAGGCTTTAGGTTGTATCAACTTCAGGTCTATGGTGTAAAAGTTCTCTTGGCCGCTCCCGAGTAGGAATAATTTGGTCCTTTGACCAGAACAAGACATGGAGCGGCTTTGATGGACATCCATGAAATAAGAATTAAGTACAAGAGAGTGATATATTTGGCGACGCACTTGAAACGCATTAAAGATTTGATGGGAAGCCTAGAGAATATATCATGAATAATCTCATCAGGTattgaatattttctttttgcagTCATCCTATTTCAGATGTTTATAAGAGAAAGCAAAAGACACTGTTCAGATTTTATTAGGGTACAATATTTTACATACGGTCATGTTTATATAGAATTATTTTGGTGTTTGACAAAGCCTTTTCCTTTAAGAACTTGGTTTAGTTAACGTGCGGCTAGCTTTTGTTTTAGTCCTTAAAtcattctctttttctttctaggattaggattttgtttctttttgtttagGCTATCTAAGTAAAAGCTGAACAAACTGAATAATAAAAAGTGTAAAATGAGCGTATAAGCTACGCGAGTGATCAAATAGCAACTAAGAAACTTGTTTAAAGTGTATTTTTCAAACACATTTGTGATGCAGACCCAATGCGTGAGGTCCAAACGCCATTTATGTGGCAAAGAGTAAATAATAATCCACGAAAGAAAATATGGTGCAAACACGTGTAATTTTCCATGTAAGCAAATAATATTCCAAAGCCAAATCATGGCCCTCATTTGTTTATCCCACGCTCTCTTCAATCACATTAAACATCAAATTCCTTCCATTCTCTATCAGATTCCATGAATTTGAACCACATCCCTCTAATTTTAAAGTCAAAACACATCCAAACTTCAACGAAGATCAagataaaatcatgaaaatgtggAAATTTCATCTTTCGATTGTGGATTGTTGCAAGTGCTAAAAAAAATTGCTGAAACCTTGTTGCAAGTGCCagaaaaaaattgggaaatgtTGCTTCATCAAATGATAGAGTGACCCAGCGAAGATACTAACTGTTTTGCCATTTAAGAATCTTTTTGCCCGGATTGCCCtttatttggggtggtctttaatttttgcccttcaaattggtggtcgaAATTTCTCGCCTAACAAAGATTGTGGGATCGAACCACATTTcgattaagaaaaataaaaaaaaaaattaacttaaactTTGCATCGTCGGATTTTGATCacagaattttgcaaattacGAATGTAAAGAAAGGACGTTTAAaaaccaccattttgaggggtaaaaattaaagaccacccccagcgaagggcaatcctgcaaatttccctttaagAATCACCTTGGGAGGACTTATAAACACAGGGTAATTCCAaattctttcatatatatttgattGAAACATTGATTTACATCATGGATCAACTAAATAGAAATTGCATACAAAATTCATAATTCCATCCAAATTGCAGAATAACATAAAAAGGACCTTATAACATTAGATTACATCTTGAATTAATGAAGTGGCCTCTTTTGCAATCATAGCCTTCCTTTACTCGTTTGGCCACTTTGATGCTCATCTATCTCCCGAATTCGTCCTCCCAGTTCATCTACATAAATCCCCGAAATTGTTCTCTAAATGTCCTTAAAATTGAAGCTTGAAAGTGTTtctacactagttgatcctattgatgaccgaattgatccttCTTGTGAGGTCAATTTGTGTCcgagtgttgacacttgtgatttGAATGATGGGACATTATCATGATATGGATGATCAATTGAGGTTCTTCTAACTTGAACAAGAATCCATTAGATCTCAAGTAATTGTGCACCACAAGAATATAATAGTAGATACATGATGAACATTAATGTTAATCCAAGAATACACGAGAAACTTTTTTCAAACTCGCCccataagtcatctttctcttcgTACACTTTGACCTGACGTTGGATGTTATATCTTCGGGTTATTTGGTTTGGATACCAAGAACCAAGAAGTCTTCAATAATACTTTTACTGCACAATGACAGAAAACAACCCCATTACCTAGTGGTCAACTTGTTTGGAGATTGGAGATAATGAAAAAAATAGGTGAATCAGATTTCTTTCCAATAATCTAAGAGAGATTTAGAAGAAAGCATTTGGTATGACCGCTGACCTTTTTTGCCTTCAATGGTGTTTTCAAcgatgaagaaaaagagtatgtgttatttttatatgttaatgGGGGTATGGGCTATATAAAGAGGGACTTTTTatcgttatttatttatttttctgtaaATTTCATAGGTTTGGGCTTCACGCGCTCAAAAGAAAATACACAGCACGCTATATGCCAGGGTGGATTCAGTGTTTACAAAatacactttggacaagtttaAATGTCTATATGGTCACCATGTAAGTTTATATGTCTATCTTATAAAACAAGTCAAGTTTAAGGGGCTATCTAGGTAAAAAGCGAATACTACATCTAATAGCAAttaagtaatttttattttcattttttattatggaaaagggccaaatatacccttcgttatactttgggtccaaatatatccctactgttatattttgggttcaaatatacccctcctatGTTAAATTTGTCCAATcccaacactaggtggacatcGATCCTACGTGACAAcgacatttgatgaggtggttGCCAGTTGCCCAATATGCTAGTTGAACCCATTTACCCCTactttatt contains these protein-coding regions:
- the LOC132067748 gene encoding LOW QUALITY PROTEIN: prolycopene isomerase, chloroplastic (The sequence of the model RefSeq protein was modified relative to this genomic sequence to represent the inferred CDS: deleted 1 base in 1 codon), producing the protein MALRFLQYQPFSPLSNFSSANRKRKFLARSEVSVSATVTSKPPVSGKAEADIVVIGSGIGGLCCAGLLARYGQNVLVVESHDVAGGAAHSFDIKGYKFDSGPSLFSGFQSRGPQANPLAQVLDALGESIPCVNYDSWMVYLPEGEFLSRIGPTEFFKDLEKYGGPDSAREWRKLLDAILPISAAAMALPPLSIRGDLGVLSTAAARYAPSLFKSFAQMGPQGALGATKLLRPFSEIIDSLGIKDPFIRNWLDLLAFLLAGVKTNGILSAEMVYMFSEWYKPGCTLEYPLHGSGAIVDALVRGLQKFGGRISLKSHVENIVVENGRAVGVKLRGGQFVRAKKAVVSNASMWDTLSLLPPQVIPKSYQDRIETTQQCESFMHLHLGFDAEGIPDDLGIHHIVVNDWDRGVDADQNVVLISVPSVLSPDLAPPGKHVLHAYTPGTEPFEIWEGLDCRSNEYKNLKAERSEVMWKAVEKALGPGFNREKCEVKLVGTPLTHQRFLRRNRGTYGPAILAGKGTFPGHSTPIPQLLCCGDSTFPGIGVPAVAASGAIVANSLVSVTQHSQLLDAVGI